Genomic DNA from Solanum dulcamara chromosome 4, daSolDulc1.2, whole genome shotgun sequence:
AATCCTAATCTAATTGACCACATATATGATTTTAAGCTTAATTAagttatgatatgtattccttAAAAATCTTGTTGCTTCATAAGTCATTTCCTAGCAATCGAGTTATTTCCGAGTGTGTTgtagtatttatttaataagACATCCTaagaatattatatatatatatatatgaataatcTGTTCTTTGTAGCATTTTAAAGTCATAATTTGTTAAAGTATATTTCATTGTTTGTGTGCCACTCATTTTAAAGCCATAAtttgttaaaatatatttcattgtttgtgcaccaattatgttatattatgtCATCACCTAGTCTAATTTTTCTAACCCTTATTTCTCTCTCCTTATATTTCATGTACACCCTTGGGAGCTAGAGTTCTACTTTAGAACTCATTTTTTTGGCCCAAAGTATCGGGCCAACAACTATTAGGATCGTTAGAGCTCGGAGCCCTATAAGTTAGGAGTCAACATTTCTTGGCCTTTCTcgttactatttttattatgtttcttttgatgtattaattcatttttacatacatgttttcatatatgTGAATGTTAATACTAATTTCTCCTCTTTATTTGAGACCCTTTTGTATATGGGCTAATAtcatttgttaattatttttacatGTGTTAAAAACTAGTTTAAAGGCCaagaaaaatagatttttttaagAATAGATATGGCCTTGCACCATACTTTTGTAAAGATGACATAATTATAGAATGAATCCCAATAGTTAGGCCATCTTAGAATCTTTTAATAAATTctcttataaaatatattttattaatattttggccatttagttttaaaaaatatataatttgttatcatttttattttatggccTAGATATCTTACTAGTtcccataatatattatttcaagaTTTCAGATTTATAACACGTTTAAAATGTaaggtatatatatttatatgtcatACATACAaggtattatttaattttttacactaatttttactatacttgatgtattattttgttacacataacatatttttaaatatctacTATCCCTTTTATCAATgccattttcatttttttttctgtaAACTCTTACACTTTAACACACACATTATTTCACTACATATATATCTATTATCATTTTGTCCCtacagataaataaaataataagatcttataagtttcaaacaacatatatatgcatattttattttatagtaaatATATGTGAGACCATAAACTTTACATAATGTTTTAACACTTTAATACTATTTTTAGTTATGAAAATTCCATTTCATCTATTATTTGCTCGAATTATATTTACTATACAATGCACATGTGACTATATTTGACACCCATCTattgtcttttatttatttatttatttattttacatctTAATTCTAGATAATAAAGTAACAAATCCTCATGTCCTTCTAACTCAATATTTATAGAGAGATTATAAATTTTTTACATATGGCAAACATATATTtattacaaatatattattattaattttatttatttatttattatatacatatatatgacataccttgtattttcaccattttctaaaaattaataaaaactcTTCTCGTTAATATTTTCTAAAGCgaacaaatgaataaatatctttaatcatttttctaaaactaagtttaaGGATCATCTCCGGATAGACTTCGAGGGATACCTAATACTTTCCCCTCGAGTAACTAAATtccttacctagaatctcacCAATTTCGCAgatcaaaatagagtttacatttacattttaaaaaaaatggttttcctaatattttccttaaaattaggtggcgactctaaacaTTTTCAAAATTAGAGGCATAGCCATTTTTATGTTGTGAAATATTTTGACCAGTTTGAAAATAGGGTGCGAGAGCTTGGTGATTTATCTGGGGAATGACTATGTACTTAGCATTTTAGGTTTTAACCTTagtaaaatttagttttagaattaagggatatttatttattatttgtctattatttgatttaattattttaatcgTGATTTGTTTTATTACTCTTCATTTGAAAGGACGCAAGTTAAATCCAAACTTGTGCTCCTTGTTTGTTTGAAAAAACTACATGCTACTGCTTTTCTTACAATGTCACTTGCACTTTCTATCGAGTCCTTGGCCGTACACAATACACACATGGGTTCACGCGACACTCCCCCAAACCTTCTTTTGGATTCCTTAGTTTTAGAGTTGGCGCAATAAGATTAATGTGCCTTCTCGCAAACATTCAGTCCACTCTTGAACATCTAGAAAAATCTTACACTAGATAGAAGGTCATGATGCATATACCTTAGGCGAGACGATCTAAGGCATCGTCTTCTCAATTAGGAAAGCTAACCTTTGTCAAATGTTACATATCTGACGACATATATTATGTGGAAGTTGTTATGAATGATCTATACAAAAACACATGACGGATTTGGAAGAAACATACTTATCATACCCTTGACTTTCTTTTAGATGAATATCAGCCAAAACCTCCCAAACATTCAGATAGTTGTTTTGGCCCCCACATCATACAAAAGTGGTGGCAAAACATTCATAGGGCACACAGAGCTGAGATAAGAAGGCATTTAGGTGCATTGGTGTTGCTCATGGGAATTCGAGCCAACAAGATCCTCATTATGTTACTGATAGAGTTTTGGGATCCAAGCACAGTGACCTTTAAGTTTTTGGACTTTGAGATCACTCAAACACTAGAAGAGTTTAGTGATTTTTTGGAATTACCGATAAGAGGAAAAACACCGATATGTCCATCAACCATAAGTATAAGAGATTTTCTTGGGCTGTTAGGGCTGTATATCTTGCCATCGCTAAGGAATGCAGAAATGGAAAGGTAAAGTTGGAGTATCTTTTCCAAAGATTTGGTCATCTCGAGAGCTTTGATAAACACCGAGATGAATTTTCCTGCACTCATAGGCGATGGATACATATGCGGCCAAGGATATATGTGATGGCCTTATTGGGGGCTATGGTCTTCTTAATGAGGTTCCATTCAATAAATATCAATATTTTGCCGATAGTAATGGACTTTTTGCGGTGCCGCATAAATAGTCCTTGGTGCATATGATTCTTGGTGAAGTATTTCAATCATTGTCAACATGCACAAGGGGACATAACTTCTTTAGGGGCTGCAATTTGTTATTACAGATCTGGGCAATAGAGCACTTCTATTGTCGAGAACCATGAATGGACTACACTATAGACACCCGTAACAAGATTTGGAGCCACAAAGATCATCTTAGATTTTAGGGCGCACCTATAGGAGAGGAAGAGTGCCATTTGTTCTTGACCAACCTCATAGGAGATTCCGTCCATTGGAAGTATTATTGGACAAGAGGATTGGTTTTTGTCAGGACGCGACACCTCTATTTCATTGAGTTGATCGGGCTAGGAGGTATTCAGCCATATTCTCCTCTCTAAGTTTTGCGATAATTTAGAGCTGTCCAAAACATACCGCTATGGGAAAATATGGCGTTACATGAGGATGATCTCATTTTGGTCCTAGCAGCACGGATAAGAAATTTGCAATTGGAATGGGATCACATGACTACAATAAATGCAGGAAATAAAAAATGGTGCATGCCAAAGTATTATGTGTGGCGTACCACTGTGAGCTATTTGGATCGACATAGTACAAAAGGGATTGGAGGTGTTGTGAACAACCAGTGGGTTAATTGGGTTAGGGAGGAAATACTCCCTCACGTAGAACTCACAATACCAATTTACAATCAAATAATTCTAGGATCCGTAGATCATTTGTTACCAATGATTGAAGAAGATCCAGAAGAGGACCCTGAAGAAGATCTAAGTGAAGATCCAGAGGAGCCGGAAGAGGAATATCCAAAAGAGGATCTAGAGGAAGAAGCTCACTCTGAGTATGGTTCGATAGGATTCGACGAAGGGGTAGGATCAAACCAGATTGACGAATCCTCAGAGTACCATCTAGGGCCATATTATGATTACGACGATGATGATGACGCTCCAACATGTCCTTTGATTTCATTCTTATATGTACTCTGTCATCCCTTTGTTCATCTTATGACCTTcatgtacttttattttttaggtTTCCGCCCATCCACTTTATTGTAAGATCCAATTCATCTTTGATTAATGAAATTATGTTTGTTCCAAATTCaaaatgtgtttgaatgaattatttatcATCGAACTAATTGCAACGTAGGCCAAACTCTAGCAAAAAGAAGCTCCATATTAGGACACATTTGAATGTCGCTAACttggcatatatatattatatacttcTTGTACTTTGAAATATCTCCCAAACTAAcatattttcctttttgtttcttttatttttgttttgttaatACCTAAAAGAACGTTGATTTGTCTCGACTTGCAAATTGGTTGACTCACGATACAACCTTTAATCAAGGGGAAAAATGACAAGTGGAGAAGAATTTAATATTGCTACAAACATAATGATACCAGTAGAGAATCTTGAGGGTTCTCAAAATATGGTTGACACTCGAAATGATGAGAAAATGGCTCACATGGCACAAGAGCTTGAGATCTTGAGAGAGGAATTACGTCAAGTGAGAGACTTGGCCAAAATTTTGGCTACTACCTTCCCAACTTTCAAGATGCTCAGCTACTTCCCAAGAGCTGACTTGCCTTCTACAGATTCACCAAatatgcctaaacatgctcccGTTCATGGTCAAGCACCACTAGCTCATCTATCTGCAATCAGGACTGCTCGTGACCTTCCTACTCAAGACCCCATCACACCTACCTACCCTGCAACACAATATATATTTGGAGCATACACCGCCTCTTCTTATGATTCACAAATACCACTTGTATATGCCATTGAGGCTCCTATTTTCACAGCACCGGCTAGGGTCAAGGTTCCACATGAGGTTGACCAATATGCAGAGATGGAGAAGGATGCCCGATTGAAAGAAGATGAGTCGATAGACGCCCAACATCAAGGTCTAAGAAAGGCGTTGAAAAACTTGCAAGTCACTAGGGGAACAGAAAGCCTAGATTATGATTACTTATGCATCCACCCAGACATTGACATGCTGGTAGGATATAAGCCACCAAAGTTTCACATATTTGATGTAAAAGGCGACCCTCACGCATATCTAAGGGCATACTATGACAAGTTAGTCGATGTAGGGAGCAATGAGAAACTAAGAATAAAGTTGTTCATTCGAAGTCTATCTGGAGAAGCATTGACTTGGTATACACTCCAGGATCCTTGCAAAAGGCATAGCTTGCAGGAAATGGCTGAGGATTTCATGAATTGCTTTAAATTTAATACCAAAATCACTGCGGATAGGTTCTCATTAGCCAATATATAGAAGAAACCATCAGAGGACTTCTAAGAGTATGCACGACATTGGAGAACCAAGGCTGCAAGGGTTCAACAACCACTGGATGAGTGTGAGCTCTAAAAATACTTTATTCGAGCCCAAGAAGGTATCTACTTTGATAAGATGATCGATGATGGGCCAAAAGTTTGCAGAATTGGTCAAGATGGGGGATTTTATAGAGGAAGGCATCAAATCGGGTAAAATTCAGTCTATGGCTACTTTGAAAGCTGCAAGTAAGGCCATACAATCAAGCTCCATTGGTGGcatcaagaagaaaaaagaggatGTTTCAACCGTCACTTACCAACATGGAGAACCATCTCACCGATACCCTAACAATCTCTAAATTAATGCATATATTCCATACATGTCGTACCTAGTATATAATACCCAACCACACTATAATCCACTCCTAGCACCAACATACcaaaatccaccaagaccacATGCCCCAGTCCAAGCATCAATCCACCAAAATAGACTGGCATTACGCCAAGACCACGTCCAAATCTTGAAGCCAGGAATACTCACACCTACACACCCATTGCTGAACCTTATGCCCAATAGTTTGAAAGTCTGAGGATAGCAGGAGTGCTATAGCTAGTTGAAGGAAAATTCCCAAATCCAATCCCTCGCAACTTTGATGGCAACAAGTGATTCGCTTACCACTCGGGAATCTAGTGACACGACACCAAAGACTGTTATGGTTTGAAAAACTAGGTTGAGTCTTTGATTAGaaaaggaataataaaatgCACTCCAACACCTATGAATGTGAACAATAATCCTTTACCAAATCATGAGAATAGAGAAGTCAATATGATTACTCTAGAAGAAGAGTACAACTTGGGAAAAATCATTGCGCCTATCTGGAATACTGATGAAGTTGCCACTACATCTCCAGCACTACCTATTATCACTGTTCAACTGAAGGAACCTCTTACTGTCCAAACATATCTCCTGAGAGTTGTAGTAACCACTATAGTTGCTAGAAAGCCTGAGTTTGACACCAAAGGAGTCCCATGGGATTATAAAACAAAAGCCAAGGGCAAGATGATTGGCGCCGCTGTGGGTCATGGAATGACTAGGTCGGGAAGGTACTATGCTTCGGAGGATCTGAATCGAGGAGTTCTTAGGAAGGAACAGAATCCTAAGAAAAATGTTACCGATGCTGAATTCacagaattttggaggaagaTGTTGCCAAAAGACTAATCAGTTGAAGAGCAATTGAAGAATTCGTCATCTCATATATCCATAATGTATTTACTTATGAGTTCTGAGGAACATAGGAATGCTTGATGGAAGTATTAAATGGGGTTTGCATTCCAAAAGAGACTACAAGTGAAACCTTAGCTACATTAATTGGACGAGTAGTGAAATCTAACAAAATTTCTTTCCATGATGATGAGCTACCAACAGAAGGGATTGGACACAACAAACCACTTCATATAGCGGTCAAATGTTGTGATAAGATTGTGACTCGAGTTTTGATTGATGGTGGGTCTGGATGCAATATCTTCCCTCTTACAACTCTGAGAGTTTTAGGTTTGAATATGGGAGATATAGACAAAAGTCCTATAAAAGTTAGAGCTTTTGATGGAGCACAGAGAAGCGTCATTGGAGAAATCcatctcacattgcaagtaCGACCAAAAAAATTCCCTATCTTATTTCAAGTGATGGATGTGTCATCTAACTACAACCTGTTGCTGGGAAGACCATGGGTCCACATGGAAAAAGTAGTTCCTTTAACTCTTCATTAATGTGTAAAGTTTGAGTGGGGTCATGCAGAAGTTACCATTCATGGGGAGCTCAATCACCCCATCTATTCTGTCAATTCTGTTCCAGTCATTAAGGAGTTAGACGAAGCCACTTTTCACACTTTAGAAATCATGGAAGCTGTGAGGGTTGACAAAAAGTTAGAGTCGGTTGATGTGAAATTGTCTGGAGTAGCAAAGATGGTCACGACAGAGATGTTGAAATACAGGTACCAACCTAAGACAGGGCTTTGACCCAGGGCCAATGGCATAGTTGAACCCATCCAGCTGAAGCATCAAAAGGGTACCACTGGACTCGGATATTGATCTATATCGGGACGAGTCCATAACACAGGATCCATTAAGACAATGTTTGTACCAGAGAAAGTTTTAATTCTAGATCACGTATCTAATGATGACATAGTAGAAGGAATAAGAAATTTGTTCATGGCTatgattggagaagagaaagataTAGATCTATGCAAATTGACCATCCGTGATTCCAAGCATGGAGAAAGCTTGCAGAATTGGACCATCAGTCCATCCCTATTTTGACAAGAGTCCTGGTAGTATGGAAAgtagttttgtatttttaaatttgaatgatCAAAGTTGAGGCTTGTATCATGCTTGATCCCTATTTGTCGCTTGCTTTTTCTAAAAATACTAGAAcgcttttaaataaaagtctttaGTTTCTTTAAAATTGTCTCATTAGTTTAgctacttatttattttacttacaTTTTATACTTTTCAACACTCATATTAAAAATCCTAGTTCAACGGTTATGACATGTAACGAATCCATCGACTAAAGTAACAATAATGAATAGGATCACGAAGAATATGATGAAAACATGATGCCTGAAAACCTACCACAAGAGGTCGAGCAGTTTGAAAGCCAGGAGAAAGCTAATATGGATGAAACAGAGGTTGTCAACTTAGGAGATGAGGAAACTGTGAAGAAAACACAAATTAGTATATATTTGGAGGCTGAAAGAAAGAAGGAGTTAATAGAATTGGTTAGGCAACATGTTGACATATTTGCTTGATCCTATGACAATATGTCGGGGTTATGCACCAATATCATCTCACACAGACTACCAATTGATCCCACCCACCTACCCATTAAAAAAgacaagaaaattcaaaccaGACATGAGTCTAAGGATCAAAAAGGAGGTAACCAAGTAGATTGAGGTGAACGTTATGAGGGTCACAAATTACCCCACTTGGTTGGCCAATATAGTATTAGTGCCAAAAAAGGATGGGAAGATCAGAATATGTGTGGACTATCGAGATCTCAACAGAGCTAGTCCTAAGGATGATTTTCCTCTCCTAAATGTTCATAATACTCATCGACAATTGTTCAAAACATGAATTGCAATCATTTGTTGATTGTTTTGCAGGATATTACCAGATACTGATGAATGAAGATGATGCAGAAAAGACAGTATTTATCACTCCATGGGGGGTGTATTGCTATAGAGTAATGCCATTTGACCTAAAAAATACTGGTGCAACCTACATGAGGGCCATGACCTatctttttcatgatatgatccaCAAGGAGATTGAATTATATGTGGACAATATCATTATCAAATCCAAGAGGAGTTCGGACCACTTATATGATTTGTAAAAATTCTTTGATAGGTTGCAAAAGTATAATCTAAAATTGAATCCAGCAAAGTTTGCATTTGGAGTACCCGTAGGAAAACTACTAGGATTCATTATTAGCAGGAGAGGCATAGAGTTGGATCCCTCTAAGATCAAGGCAATTCAAGAATTACCTCCCCCATGACCAGGAATTACGTGATGAGTTTCTTGGGAAGACTTAACTACATTAGTCAGTTCATAGCACAATCCACAGTAATTTGTGAACCCATATTTAAATTACTAAAGAAGGATGCTTTCACAAAATGGATGGAGGAATGTCAAAGGGATTTtgataaaatcaaagaatatttGTCCAACCCGCCAGTATTGGTCCCACCTGAGCCTGGGAGGCCATTGCTACTATACTTATCTGTCATAGATAATGCATTTGAATATGTATTGGGACAACATGATGAGACAGGTAAAATAGAGCAAGCCATTTACTacttgagcaagaagttcacacCGTATGAGGCAATATATACCTTGTTGAAACGAATGTGTTGCGCTTTGACTTGGATCGCGTAGAAATTTAGGCATTACCTGTCTGCATACACCACTTACTTGATATCAAGAATGGATCCACTCAAGTATATCTTTCAGAAGACAATGCCTACAGGTAAATTGGCAAAGTGGCAAATTTTGTTGAGCGAGTTCGACATTGTGTACGTGACATAGAAAGCGATCAAAGGATAAGCCTTGGCTGACCACCTCACAGAAAATCCAGCGGGTCAAGATTACGAGCCACTCAAAACTTAATTCCCTGATAAAGAGGTATTGTTTATAGGAGAAGACATATCAGAACCATATAATGGTTGGAGGATGTTTTTTGATAGAGCATCAAATTCGAAAGAGGTCGGAATAGGAGTAGTCTTAATTTCAGAAACAGGTCAATATTATCCAATTTCAACCAAGATTAGGTTTAATTGTACAAATAACATGGCAGAGTATGAAGCTTATATTCTCGGACTTAGACTGGCCATAGACATGAATGCCAAAGATCTTTTGGTATAGGCGATTCTGACTTATTGGTTCATCAGGTGCAAGGAGAATGGGCTGCTAAGAATGTGAAGATCCTTCCTTATTTGCATTGCATAAAAGAGTTGAGTAGGAAATTCACAAGGATTGAATTCAAACATGTCCCTCGAGCTCAAAATGAATTTGCTGATGCTTTGGCAACATTATCATCAATGATTCAACATTCGGACAAGAATTACATCGACTCTATTGAAGTAAAGTTATTTGATCGACATGCATATTGTTTTCATGTTGATGAGGAATTGGATGGAAGACCATGGTACTATGACATCAAGACATTGATAGAAGCATGAGAATACCCCGAAAATGCCACAAGCAAACAAAAAAGGACTCTGAGAAGaatggccaatcatttctttcttaaTGGAGAAATCCTATATAGGAGGACTCCAGATTTAGGATTACTGAGATGTGTTGAAGCCAAGAAAGCGACGATGCTTTTAGAAGAAATACATGCAGGAACATGTGGACCTCATATGAATGGGTTCACTCTGGCTAAGAAGATCTTAAGAGATGGATATTTTTGGATGACCATGGAGAGAGATAGCATTCGATATGTGCAGAAGTGTCATCAATGCCAAGTGCATGGAGATTTTATACGAGTTCCACCAAATGAGCTCAACGTTATGGGTTCCCCTTGGCCATTTGCCGCTTGGGGCATGGAAGTTATTGGAGCCATAGAGCCTCCTGCATCAAATGGACATCATTTAATTCTTGTGGCTATcgattatttcataaaataagttGAAGCTTCGACATACAAGGCAGTGACTAAGAAGGTAGTGGCAGACTTTGTTCGCGATAATATGGTTTGTCGGTTTAGAATTCCAGAATTATTCATAAAAGATAATGCGGCCAATCTCAACAACGATCATATGAAGGAAATTTATGAGCAGTTTAAGATTTCTCATCAAAATTCCACAACCTTTTGAACAAAGATGAATGGAGCAGTTGAAGTTGcaaacaaaaatatcaaaaagatTTTAAGGAAGATAGTGGATAGTCACAGACAATGGCATGAGAAGTTACCATATGCTCTTCTCGGTTATCGTACCACAATTAGAAATTCCACTAAGGCAACTCCTTATATGTTGGCTTATGGTTCAAAAGCAGTAATACATGCTGAAGTGGAAATACCATCTTTAAGGATTATTCAAGAGGTCGGTTTAGATGATGCAAAATGGATTCGAAGCAGGATTGAACAGTTCATGCTCATTGATGAGAAAATAATGGACTCAGTTTGTCATGGTCAACTCTATCAGAATAGAATGGCCAAAGCATTTAACAAGAAAGTCAAACCTCGATAGGTCACACCGGAACAATTAGTATTGAAGAAGATATTTCCTCACCAAGGAGAAGCTAAAGGAAAATTTGCACCAAACTGGCAAGGTCCTTACATGGTTCATAGAGTATTATCTAGAGGAGCGGTAGTCTTGGCAGATATAGACAGTACAGTGAGCACGAAGCCAATCAATTCGAACGCCATCAAGAAGTACTACATCTGAAGACATCAAGACtagctttcattttttttatatactctTACATTCCATGTAACAGAACTACGTCTCGACCTGAATTCCCATGGTGGGGTATGCAGGCAGCCCACATCGGGTTCGGTCCTCCCTTAGAAAATCCAAAAACATTATTTCCATGTATTTAGAACTATGCTTGACCTGATTTGCCTAGGCGGGATATGTAGGCAATCCTTGTCGAATTCGGTCtcttcatattttaattttttaattgtatTTGAACTACGTCCTGACATGATTCCACTTAGATATGTAGGCAGCCTAAGTCAGGCTTGGTCTTTGCATcacatatttttattcttatatttacCCTTTTGTAATTGAACTAGGTCCTGATCTAATTCCACTTGGATACATAGGCAGCCTAAGTCAGGCTCAGTCATTACATTGCATAATGTTCACTTCTTATCCTCAAACTACGTATAGACCTAATTCCCATTTAGGGATACGTTAGCAACCTTAAGGGTTCGTTCATACCTTAGAAAACCCCCATTTAGTTAGGTATCATTAGAACATGAAAGATCTCGTGAACGAGTGAAGAGAAGCGTCATCAGAAGACAAGACTATGAGAAAGATTATACTTGGATATGGAGAAGCTTGATGGACTTCGAAGCATGTCGTAACCTTAAGTAAGGATTACTCtctctatgtatatatatacataatatacaCATGATATACTCCTTGTTAAAGAacaaactattattttttttaaaaaaatgtttctCTACTATTCCACctattaagtctcttgattaaGATACTACGGATAGACTATAGAAGTATTGGAGGTTCCCGGTGACGAGACCAGAATCGGCGAGTCGATACAAATCAAAACCCCCTTCCAAACTAAATTTTTCTTTGAGCACAGGAAAATAGGAGATCAAGGAAGATGACCTCAAGTCTAGGGGGCATGACTGAAGACGCCATGTGACttctcaaaatcataagccaaaATATCCTTTTCTTACCTTATTTATCAGAAATACTTTATACTTGAATTTGCTGCCTAAAGTATTTCCTTTTAAAATCTTTGCAGGTACGCTCGAGATCCGTATTAAAACACTGAAGACAAGGGGAGGGGGCATAAGATAGATAGGATAGTTTAAttttgtcaaagataactccATCAATTGGAGCTTGTCATCTAACCTCATCAACAACTCCTCCATTGGAGAATATCGTCTAACATGGTCCAAAATCTGCCGTCTAGAGTTTGTATATAGCAAACATCTTCAAACTCCTCCATATGGAGGCTGTATATTGCAAACATCGTCCAAACTCTGCCGTCTGGAGGCTGTATATAGAAAACATCGTCCAAACTCCACCATCTAGAGGCTGTACATAGAAAACCTCGTCAAACTCCACCGATCACGACCAGGCATACAACAACGTCGTATATTTACAATTTTGAATTCGATCAAAATTTGTTGTGATTCTACCATCTAGAACTACACACGGCCTGATTCTCGTATAACTAGAGATATGTAGGCAACTTAAAACCGAAGTCTCAGCCACAATATTTGTgtaactccaactcatttcA
This window encodes:
- the LOC129884205 gene encoding uncharacterized protein LOC129884205, whose amino-acid sequence is MMPENLPQEVEQFESQEKANMDETEVVNLGDEETVKKTQIRYYQILMNEDDAEKTVQGEWAAKNVKILPYLHCIKELSRKFTRIEFKHVPRAQNEFADALATLSSMIQHSDKNYIDSIEVKLFDRHAYCFHVDEELDGRPWYYDIKTLIEA